The Pyrus communis chromosome 12, drPyrComm1.1, whole genome shotgun sequence genomic sequence AGGCAACTCCCAGTCGAACTTGTGCACGATATTTGCCAAGGCAATCTCATTAACAGTCATGCCAAACTGAATTCCAGGACAGACCCTCCTACCAGCACCAAATGGAATTAACCGAAAGTCATTCCCTTTATAATCTACCTCACTATTCAAGAACCTTTCTGGCTCGAACTCCTCTGGATTTTCATATAGTTTGGGATCTCTTCCAATTTGCCATGCATTGACCATAACGTGTGTCTTGGCTTTAATTTTGTATCCACCTATTTCCGCATCTTGGGTCGCAATCCTGGGCAACAGTAGTGGAACTGGTGGATGTAAGCGAAGAGTCTCCGTTATCACCGCCTTCAAGTAGTGCATTTCAATCGAATCATCTTCTGTTATGAGTTCTTCCTTTCGGACTATTTCACGTACCTCATTCTGCAACTTTTTCATGACCCTAGGATGCCTTAAAAGCTCGGTCATTGCCCACTCTAGGACTGTAGATGCTGTATGAGTGCCAGCAGTAAACATATCCTGCAACAggttatattattaattaaagtaTTACAAATACATATTATTACATGGAGGGAGAATTGTAGTCAGTTTTAACGGAAAAATAGCAGTGGGAAGCACGACAACGTATCCGATTTGATTTACTTCTTAACTTATAACAGTATACAATGCTAATGTGGTTTATATATCACTGAAGTTCTTGTTTTTCAGCTATCTAATATCTTATATATGTACTAATCAGTCTGTTAAATAACTTTCTAACAGAAAcacagggagagagagagagatgattaCCAAGATGAGAGCTTTTATAGTAACTCTATCAATAGAAAAACCAGGCAAGTTTTCTTTCTGAATTGCAAGCAAAACATCGACAAAATCCGCTTGGTCATCGTCTCCAGTCTTTGGACTCTGATCCATATGCTCTTGGACCACTTTATCTAAAAAGTCATCAAACTTCTTAGCCACCTTGTCGAACTTGGCTTCCAAACCGTTGACACTGCTCAACCAAGAAAGCCATGGGATATAGTCCCCAATTTTAGTAGTTCCCAATAACTCAAAGAACTCCCGCAAAAGTCCCTCAAACTTCATCCCACCTTCACCACTGTACTTCCTCCCCAGAGCCACTCTAGATATAACATCATTGGAAAGCCTCAGAAACATTTCGCTTAAATTCAAAACTGATGGTGATGATTTCATTATGTCGCTGATCATGGATTTGGTTTCCTCTTCTCTCACAAAGCGAAAAGAGCGAACCCTTTTGTTGCTCAAAAGATGTATGACACATATACTTTTCACCTTCCTCCAATACTCACCATAAGGAGCAGATGCAACGTCTTTACAGTTGTAGAGAAGCTTCTCAAAGTTGGTGGACCTGGGTCGATCAGAAAATGTGTGGTCATGGGTTTTCATGATCTCCTGAGCTGCCTGAGCCGAAGAGACAACAAGGACCGGGACACGTCCGAAGTGAAGAAGCATGAGAGGGCCATGGCGTTGAGATAATTTTTGCAGTGAGCGATGAGGGTCCAAGCCTATTTGGTGAAAGTTTCCGATGATAGGGAGCTTCGGTGGAGAAGGTGGTGATGAGGTTTTGTtggtggttgtggtggaggAGTACCATCTGTATATGAGGATGATGAAAATGGCCAGCATTGTGAAGGCCAAAGGTTGCAGAAAGGAGGAGGTTTCATTCTCCAGCATCATAGTCCTATTTGGGAGAAGAAAATTTATGGCCCGTAGTGTGGGTGTGTTTGCGGCGCTTGTGTATTTATATAAGGTATAGGTCATCCATGATTTCACAAGCTTACATATATATCAAAGAGTGCCGATGTACTAACTCGCTAGTAACTTAAATGCCGCAGTAATCACTCATCTAGATCtactttaaaatatttttcatgaTTTATGAGTGATGACAAATAGACGAACATAATGTAGTCAATAAACAATGAAATATTCACAACATTAACTAAAGGGCTAAACGATTTCCGATTTGAGTGAACTTGTACAAGAATGATTTACGAATGATTACCTAAAAACTCAATGGTTTGGATCATTGGATATATTCTGGAGCTGGACCAACCAAGTACATTATTAGAGCAATTTGGAGCCACATAAGAGTTGGTGGACTCAATgagtttgtttcttttgtttatcttCCAGCATGTGGACTTAAAGAAATTCTCAGACAGTATAAAGGTCTTACCAGTCCCACCATACTCGGAGGTGCCTTTTCTTTCTTGTCCGCTCAGTGAAACGGACACACGATTTTTAACttgttctcttttttcttcagaGGATGTGTTTGGTCGACTAGTTAAATTTTCTTGTGGAGAAAGACAAGAAACTTTTGAAGTGCTTTAGGAAAGTAGAGCGTTTAACTTTTGACTTTGAAGTTTAGTAGCTCGATGGAGTtgcaagaaaaaacaaaatccaatCTAACACCAAGTTCTATTGACAAACGTTTTATATGAGGATGACAATCTAATTTCGTACAAGATTATTCCTACAAATGAATATAAACATTTTAGATACTTTAACCATGTAAATCTTCACATGAACacaaaatggaaaaataaaagttcCACTAGAACCTTGGTATTGCCATAACTACAAGGGGAGCTTTTCGATGGATGACAAGACCGGTGCATTCTACCATGCTTAAATCTTTTGCTCTTGCTCCGTCGGGCAATGTCCAGTCAAATTTGTGCACAAGATTTGCTAACACAATCTCATTGGTGGCCATGGCAAACAAGGATCCAGGGCAACCCCTTCTTCCAGCTCCAAATGGGATTAATTCGAAGTCATTCCCTTTGAAATCCACCGAAGAATTCAGAAACCTATCTGGTTTAAACTCCCCTGGTTCATCCCACAATGAGGGGTCTCTTCCAATTGTCCAAGCATTGATTATGACCATTGTTCTTGCTGCTACGTCATAGCCCCTTATTTTAGTTGCTTGGGTTGATTCACGAGGAACTAGTAACGGTATTGGAGGATACAACCGAAGTGTCTCTTTGATCACGGCTTTTAAGTAGGGAGTTTTATCTAAATCACTTTCTGTTATGTCTGGTTTTCCAGTAGCAATTCCCATCAACTCATTTTGCAGTTTTTCCAACACTCTTGGATGCCTTATTAGTTCGGTCATTGCCCACTCTAGAACCGTGTAGCTAGTATCAGTTCCGCCACCAAAAATATCCTgcaagaaacaagaaaaagacCTTAGTTCACCCAAAATCAATTTGCAATGGATGGAGAGGTAGATTTTTCACAGGAAGAGATTTTTGCACTCCCCTTTTGTTCCCGTGCACTCTCCCCTTTTTTCTAGCCTTTTTATTACAACAACGGAGAATCAAGGGACAAAAACAAGGTGATAAGTGCAGAAGGAGAAAAAATAGAGTATAAAGTTATGATACAAGTTCTTAAACAATTGAAGTTATGGAGGTTTCTTGCTAGCTAGGAGTTGTGGAGACAGAAAAGAGACTTACCAAGATGATACCTTTGATGCTATCTCTATCAAAGGAAAAGCCAGCCGTGTTTTGCTTTTGAATTTGGAGCAGGACATCCACAAGATCCTTCTTATCTTCACCTTCAACACTCGAATTATTACCGCAGTTTCCGCCTTTTGTGTCAAGACTACACATATGCTCTTCAACTACAGAATCCAGAAACTCATCAAACTCTCTAGCAACCTTCTCCACTCTTGTGTCTAACCCGTTAACGCGACTAACCCAACCGAGTAGTGGAATAAAATCCCCCACATAAAAACCACCCAACAAGATCATAAACTCCTCAAGCAATTTCTTGAACTTCCTTGCAGCTTCACCTCCACTATACTTTTTCCCGAAAGCCACCCGACAGATCACATCATTAGTAAGTGAAATAAACAATTCACTTAAATTCACAGGCAAAGACGACATTGAAGACTGTTTCACATTCTTAGTCAGCAAGGCTAGTTCTTCTTCTCGTACTGCGCGAAAAGACTGAACCCTTTTGCTTGTTAAAAGCTGCAGCACACAGATGCTTCTCATTTGCCTCCAATACTCACCGTAAGGAGCTGAGGACACACTCTTAGATCCGTAGAGAAGTCTATCGGCAATTGTTGATCTTGGTCTGTTGGCAAAAATGCTGTCATTCGTTTTCATGATCTCACGAGCAGCGTCGGCAGATGAAATGATGAGAACTGGTCTCGCACCAAAATGAAGCACCATGAGCTCGCCATAGCGCTGAGCTAATCGTTGTAGGGATCGGTGAGGGTACGTGCCTAGTTGGTGGAGGTTTCCAAGTATTGGGAGCCTTGGCGGTGAAGGAGGCAAGTGTTTCAGTGAAATTGTAGTGCTCCAAAGCCGTTTGATGATGAAGATTGTGAAAATCAGGAAGGGAAGGACAATTAGAAACAGGTGCAACATAGCTAGTGGTTGCTCACTGACTATGATCTCAATGTCAAATGTTTGATTTTCCTTGTACGTTATTTGGTCGTGctaatcatattcatatatagGTCACGAGGACAACACATTGATGGGGTGGGAGGAGGTGCGGCCGTCTCTGAATTATTATATACTAGTCTCTTGCCACACGTatttataatcttttttttctgttgaaattttaatgggAGAGGGGAAATTTGAGTACTACGAAAGCTTCACCTATTGTATCTTCTCCCTCTATATATAGATGAAATTCTAATGAAAGAgaggcaatttttttttttttttgtcaacacaTTTCCATCACTATGATAAAAGGCACTTAAGAAGGACAATTTGAGTATTATGAAAGCTTCGTCTTTtttgccttctccttttatatatatagattaagtaaaaaaaaaaaaaaaggaataatataGTGCCGGCCTTCAATGCACAAATATTATTTGGTCACATCCATACGAAACGTATCCGGCCTACTATCTCACACCACCTAATAAGAGTTAATTTGTTAATTAGTGCGTGGTACAGCCACTTGAAAATGTTGTATAAAAAATACAATATGGCTAAAAGTTGGAAATGGAGCCATGTGTGATGGTGATCTTTCGTTGGCACTCGGGGAAATTTTGGCAGCTTGTTCAATTTAGTATAGAAAATTGCAGGCACTGTAAGAGTTCCTTATGTGAGTTCATCAAACACTATAAAGGTGCAAGAGCTAAGTAAATTGAGTTGTAGGAAGAGTTGGACTTTATTAGGGTTTTAATGTCCGGAAAAAATAAACCATATTAGAGGGAAAAGTCATTAAAGCTATATCTAAACTACTTATTAATAAaactatttttgtcaattaaaaGAAGGCGAAAAGATTATTTAGTcttttatcacacaaaaaaataatagcCAGTAATGCAATTTCATAGATCtcaattttactgttttttattgaaacctcacttacaagtgatgttaagatatattaatattaaaataaaataaaataaaataaaaaaacaaaaacctcccactcacTCCCCACCCACGTTGTCTTTCCCTCCCT encodes the following:
- the LOC137710981 gene encoding cytochrome P450 736A117-like, which encodes MTYTLYKYTSAANTPTLRAINFLLPNRTMMLENETSSFLQPLAFTMLAIFIILIYRWYSSTTTTNKTSSPPSPPKLPIIGNFHQIGLDPHRSLQKLSQRHGPLMLLHFGRVPVLVVSSAQAAQEIMKTHDHTFSDRPRSTNFEKLLYNCKDVASAPYGEYWRKVKSICVIHLLSNKRVRSFRFVREEETKSMISDIMKSSPSVLNLSEMFLRLSNDVISRVALGRKYSGEGGMKFEGLLREFFELLGTTKIGDYIPWLSWLSSVNGLEAKFDKVAKKFDDFLDKVVQEHMDQSPKTGDDDQADFVDVLLAIQKENLPGFSIDRVTIKALILDMFTAGTHTASTVLEWAMTELLRHPRVMKKLQNEVREIVRKEELITEDDSIEMHYLKAVITETLRLHPPVPLLLPRIATQDAEIGGYKIKAKTHVMVNAWQIGRDPKLYENPEEFEPERFLNSEVDYKGNDFRLIPFGAGRRVCPGIQFGMTVNEIALANIVHKFDWELPGGASGEDLDTTESTGITVHRKYPLRAVAIPYLC
- the LOC137711285 gene encoding cytochrome P450 736A117-like, whose product is MLHLFLIVLPFLIFTIFIIKRLWSTTISLKHLPPSPPRLPILGNLHQLGTYPHRSLQRLAQRYGELMVLHFGARPVLIISSADAAREIMKTNDSIFANRPRSTIADRLLYGSKSVSSAPYGEYWRQMRSICVLQLLTSKRVQSFRAVREEELALLTKNVKQSSMSSLPVNLSELFISLTNDVICRVAFGKKYSGGEAARKFKKLLEEFMILLGGFYVGDFIPLLGWVSRVNGLDTRVEKVAREFDEFLDSVVEEHMCSLDTKGGNCGNNSSVEGEDKKDLVDVLLQIQKQNTAGFSFDRDSIKGIILDIFGGGTDTSYTVLEWAMTELIRHPRVLEKLQNELMGIATGKPDITESDLDKTPYLKAVIKETLRLYPPIPLLVPRESTQATKIRGYDVAARTMVIINAWTIGRDPSLWDEPGEFKPDRFLNSSVDFKGNDFELIPFGAGRRGCPGSLFAMATNEIVLANLVHKFDWTLPDGARAKDLSMVECTGLVIHRKAPLVVMAIPRF